The stretch of DNA CCCGCGCATGGCCGAGACCCCCAGCGGCATGCTCAACTCGATCGGCCTGCAGGGGCCCGGCATCGAGACGTTCCTCCAGCGCGACCTGCCGTGGCTGCACGAGCGCGGCGCGCGCACCGTCGTGTCCATCGCGGGCTCGACGGTCGAGGAGTACGTCCGCCTGGCCCAGCGGCTGCGCGGCCGCCCTGGCCTGACGATGCTCGAGGTCAACATCTCCTGCCCGAACGTCGAGGACCGCGGCAAGGTCTTCGCCTGTGACGCGGCGGCCGCCGCCGACGTCGTCAGCGCCGTACGCCGCGTCTCCTCGGTGCCGGTCTTCGCGAAGCTCTCGCCCGACGTCACCGACATCGTCGCCATCGCGCGGTCGGTCGTGGACGCGGGCGCCGACGGCCTGTCGATGATCAACACGCTGCTCGGCATGGCCATCGACACCAAGACGATGCGGCCCGTCCTCGCGGGCGTCACCGGCGGCCTCTCCGGCCCTGCCATCAGGCCTGTCGCGGTCCGCTGCGTCTACCAGGTGCACGCCGCGATGCCGGAGGTGCCGATCCTCGGCATGGGCGGGATCCGTACGGGCACCGACGCGCTGGAGTTCCTGCTCGCCGGCGCCTCCGCGGTGTCGGTGGGGACCGCGGTCTTCGGCGACCCGAACGCTCCCATGCGGATCATCGACGAGCTGCGTACGGCGCTGTCCGAACGCGGCATCACCGACCTCACCGACGTCGTCGGGCGCGCCCACCGCGCCCCCGAGCCCCACATCCCCGAAGGACCAGAACCGGAGGCAGGCAACCCGTGAGCCCAGCACCGATCGCCGTCGCCCTCGACGCCCCCGACGTCGAGACCGCCGCCCGCTGGGCCAACGCGGTGCAGCGGTACGTGTCGGTGCTGAAGGTGGGGCTGGAGCTGTTCTGCCGGCACGG from Frankiaceae bacterium encodes:
- a CDS encoding dihydroorotate dehydrogenase; this translates as MSETVTTVQVPRHEPAPLGIDLSTRLAGVYFPNPVFTASGCAAAGQELGQFFDVSRLGAMVTKSIMMEPRSGRPTPRMAETPSGMLNSIGLQGPGIETFLQRDLPWLHERGARTVVSIAGSTVEEYVRLAQRLRGRPGLTMLEVNISCPNVEDRGKVFACDAAAAADVVSAVRRVSSVPVFAKLSPDVTDIVAIARSVVDAGADGLSMINTLLGMAIDTKTMRPVLAGVTGGLSGPAIRPVAVRCVYQVHAAMPEVPILGMGGIRTGTDALEFLLAGASAVSVGTAVFGDPNAPMRIIDELRTALSERGITDLTDVVGRAHRAPEPHIPEGPEPEAGNP